In Actinomadura luteofluorescens, the sequence GGGGCGGGCGCCCCGCGCCCTCCTCGAACGGCGCTCGGTACGGCGCCGCTACCGGTCGGTGGACGTCCGCGGTGCCGCGGCCCGGGCCAGGAGCCAGTGCGCGATCTCCTCGCCCGCGGCGACGCCCCGCGCGGCGGTGACGGCGGTGGCGGGGGCCGTCCAGCCGGTGTCGTGCAGTTCGCCGTGGGCGGGGCGGATCGACAGGTCCGCGGCCTCCAGCAGTTCGGCGTCCAGGAGCGCGTCGCCCGCGGCGAGCAGGGTGGACGCGCCGGCGCGGCGGGCGACCTCCCGGGCGGCGTCGGCCTTGGTCAGGCCGGCGGGCAGGCAGTAGACCTTGCGGCCCTGCAGGGACGTCCGCCAGCCGCGTTCGGCGCACCAGGCGGTGAGGTCCTCGACCCAGCCGGGCGGCAGCGCGGCCCGGTCCACGACCGTGTAGGCGAACAGGTCGGAGGCGGTGCGCCGCTTGAGGACGAAGTCGCCGCCGTTGCGGGCGAGGTGCCGTTGGACGTCCGCGAGCGGGGCGCATCCGTCGGCGATCCTGTTCCGGACGGCCGCCGCCCAGGCCGGGTCGTCCTCGCCGTCCACGAGGATGTGGCCGCCGTTCGCGCAGATGGCGTAGGGGGGCGGCTTCTCCAGGAGGTGGACGCGCCGGTACTGCTCGGGGGTGCGCGTCGTCGTCGGGACGAACGTTGACGCCGTCGCGAGCGCCTCCAGTGTGCGGGCGGACGCTTCGGTCATGTACG encodes:
- a CDS encoding HAD family hydrolase, whose translation is MTVLVCSDLDRTLIYSTAAFALEGPDETMPRLLCVEFYQGAPLSYMTEASARTLEALATASTFVPTTTRTPEQYRRVHLLEKPPPYAICANGGHILVDGEDDPAWAAAVRNRIADGCAPLADVQRHLARNGGDFVLKRRTASDLFAYTVVDRAALPPGWVEDLTAWCAERGWRTSLQGRKVYCLPAGLTKADAAREVARRAGASTLLAAGDALLDAELLEAADLSIRPAHGELHDTGWTAPATAVTAARGVAAGEEIAHWLLARAAAPRTSTDR